Proteins encoded in a region of the Oryctolagus cuniculus chromosome 10, mOryCun1.1, whole genome shotgun sequence genome:
- the TMCC1 gene encoding transmembrane and coiled-coil domains protein 1 isoform X7, translating into MEPSLSSETIERLEVSSLAQTSSAVASSTDGSIHTDSVDGIPDPQRTKAAIAHLQQKILKLTEQIKIAQTARDDNVAEYLKLANSADKQQAARIKQVFEKKNQKSAQTILQLQKKLEHYHRKLREVEQNGIPRQPKDVFRDMHQGLKDVGAKVTGFSEGVVDSVKGGFSSFSQATHSAAGAVVSKPREIASLIRNKFGSADNIPNLKDSLEEGQVDDGKALGVISNFQSSPKYGSEEDCSSATSGSVGANSTTGGIGVGASSSKTNTLDMQSSGFDALLHEIQEIRETQARLEESFETLKEHYQRDYSLIMQTLQEERYRCERLEEQLNDLTELHQNEILNLKQELASMEEKIAYQSYERARDIQEALEACQTRISKMELQQQQQQVVQLEGLENATARNLLGKLINILLAVMAVLLVFVSTVANCVVPLMKTRNRTFSTLLLVVFMAFLWKHWDALSSYVERFFSSPR; encoded by the exons ATTGAGCGGTTGGAAGTAAGCAGCCTTGCCCAGACTTCCAGTGCGGTAGCCTCCAGCACCGATGGCAGCATCCATACAGACTCTGTGGATGGAATCCCAGACCCTCAGCGCACAAAGGCTGCCATTGCTCACCTGCAGCAGAAGATCCTGAAGCTCACGGAACAGATCAAGATTGCCCAGACGGCCCGAGACGACAACGTCGCCGAGTACCTGAAGCTTGCCAACAGTGCAGACAAGCAGCAGGCTGCCCGCATCAAGCAGGTCTTTGAGAAGAAGAACCAGAAATCTGCCCAAACCATCCTGCAGCTGCAGAAGAAGCTTGAGCACTATCACAGGAAGCTCCGAGAGGTAGAGCAGAATGGGATCCCCCGGCAGCCAAAGGATGTCTTCAGGGACATGCACCAGGGCCTGAAGGATGTGGGAGCCAAGGTGACTGGCTTCAGTGAAGGTGTGGTAGACAGTGTCAAAGGCGGCTTTTccagcttctcccaggccaccCATTCAGCAGCAGGGGCTGTGGTCTCAAAGCCCAGAGAGATTGCCTCGCTGATTCGGAACAAATTTGGCAGTGCAGACAATATTCCTAACCTGAAGGACTCTTTGGAGGAAGGGCAAGTGGATGATGGAAAGGCTTTGGGGGTGATTTCAAACTTTCAGTCGAGCCCAAAATATGGTAGTGAAGAAGATTGTTCTAGTGCCACTTCGGGCTCAGTGGGAGCCAACAGCACCACTGGGGGCATCGGCGTAGGAGCATCAAGCTCCAAAACTAACACCCTGGACATGCAGAGCTCAGGATTTGATGCGCTGCTACATGAGATCCAGGAGATCCGGGAGACCCAGGCCAGACTAGAGGAATCCTTTGAGACCCTCAAAGAACATTATCAGAGGGACTATTCCTTAATAATGCAGACCTTGCAGGAGGAGCGATATAG ATGTGAACGATTAGAAGAACAATTAAATGACCTAACGGAGCTCCACCAGAACGAAATTTTGAACCTGAAACAAGAATTGGCCAGCATGGAAGAGAAAATCGCATATCAGTCCTATGAACGGGCCCGGGACATTCAG GAGGCCCTGGAGGCGTGCCAGACCCGCATCTCCAAGatggagctgcagcagcagcagcagcaggtggtgcaGCTGGAAGGGCTGGAGAACGCCACTGCCCGGAACCTGCTGGGCAAGCTCATCAACATCCTGCTGGCCGTCATGGCCGTCCTGCTGGTCTTCGTGTCCACCGTGGCCAACTGCGTGGTCCCGCTCATGAAGACTCGCAACAGGACGTTCAGCACTTTACTCCTGGTGGTGTTCATGGCCTTTCTCTGGAAGCACTGGGACGCCCTCTCGAGCTACGTGGAGCGCTTCTTCTCGTCCCCCAGATGA
- the TMCC1 gene encoding transmembrane and coiled-coil domains protein 1 isoform X5, translating into MQRKESCCLDFVEIERLEVSSLAQTSSAVASSTDGSIHTDSVDGIPDPQRTKAAIAHLQQKILKLTEQIKIAQTARDDNVAEYLKLANSADKQQAARIKQVFEKKNQKSAQTILQLQKKLEHYHRKLREVEQNGIPRQPKDVFRDMHQGLKDVGAKVTGFSEGVVDSVKGGFSSFSQATHSAAGAVVSKPREIASLIRNKFGSADNIPNLKDSLEEGQVDDGKALGVISNFQSSPKYGSEEDCSSATSGSVGANSTTGGIGVGASSSKTNTLDMQSSGFDALLHEIQEIRETQARLEESFETLKEHYQRDYSLIMQTLQEERYRCERLEEQLNDLTELHQNEILNLKQELASMEEKIAYQSYERARDIQEALEACQTRISKMELQQQQQQVVQLEGLENATARNLLGKLINILLAVMAVLLVFVSTVANCVVPLMKTRNRTFSTLLLVVFMAFLWKHWDALSSYVERFFSSPR; encoded by the exons ATTGAGCGGTTGGAAGTAAGCAGCCTTGCCCAGACTTCCAGTGCGGTAGCCTCCAGCACCGATGGCAGCATCCATACAGACTCTGTGGATGGAATCCCAGACCCTCAGCGCACAAAGGCTGCCATTGCTCACCTGCAGCAGAAGATCCTGAAGCTCACGGAACAGATCAAGATTGCCCAGACGGCCCGAGACGACAACGTCGCCGAGTACCTGAAGCTTGCCAACAGTGCAGACAAGCAGCAGGCTGCCCGCATCAAGCAGGTCTTTGAGAAGAAGAACCAGAAATCTGCCCAAACCATCCTGCAGCTGCAGAAGAAGCTTGAGCACTATCACAGGAAGCTCCGAGAGGTAGAGCAGAATGGGATCCCCCGGCAGCCAAAGGATGTCTTCAGGGACATGCACCAGGGCCTGAAGGATGTGGGAGCCAAGGTGACTGGCTTCAGTGAAGGTGTGGTAGACAGTGTCAAAGGCGGCTTTTccagcttctcccaggccaccCATTCAGCAGCAGGGGCTGTGGTCTCAAAGCCCAGAGAGATTGCCTCGCTGATTCGGAACAAATTTGGCAGTGCAGACAATATTCCTAACCTGAAGGACTCTTTGGAGGAAGGGCAAGTGGATGATGGAAAGGCTTTGGGGGTGATTTCAAACTTTCAGTCGAGCCCAAAATATGGTAGTGAAGAAGATTGTTCTAGTGCCACTTCGGGCTCAGTGGGAGCCAACAGCACCACTGGGGGCATCGGCGTAGGAGCATCAAGCTCCAAAACTAACACCCTGGACATGCAGAGCTCAGGATTTGATGCGCTGCTACATGAGATCCAGGAGATCCGGGAGACCCAGGCCAGACTAGAGGAATCCTTTGAGACCCTCAAAGAACATTATCAGAGGGACTATTCCTTAATAATGCAGACCTTGCAGGAGGAGCGATATAG ATGTGAACGATTAGAAGAACAATTAAATGACCTAACGGAGCTCCACCAGAACGAAATTTTGAACCTGAAACAAGAATTGGCCAGCATGGAAGAGAAAATCGCATATCAGTCCTATGAACGGGCCCGGGACATTCAG GAGGCCCTGGAGGCGTGCCAGACCCGCATCTCCAAGatggagctgcagcagcagcagcagcaggtggtgcaGCTGGAAGGGCTGGAGAACGCCACTGCCCGGAACCTGCTGGGCAAGCTCATCAACATCCTGCTGGCCGTCATGGCCGTCCTGCTGGTCTTCGTGTCCACCGTGGCCAACTGCGTGGTCCCGCTCATGAAGACTCGCAACAGGACGTTCAGCACTTTACTCCTGGTGGTGTTCATGGCCTTTCTCTGGAAGCACTGGGACGCCCTCTCGAGCTACGTGGAGCGCTTCTTCTCGTCCCCCAGATGA
- the TMCC1 gene encoding transmembrane and coiled-coil domains protein 1 isoform X6 — MVQRFSLRRQLSKIERLEVSSLAQTSSAVASSTDGSIHTDSVDGIPDPQRTKAAIAHLQQKILKLTEQIKIAQTARDDNVAEYLKLANSADKQQAARIKQVFEKKNQKSAQTILQLQKKLEHYHRKLREVEQNGIPRQPKDVFRDMHQGLKDVGAKVTGFSEGVVDSVKGGFSSFSQATHSAAGAVVSKPREIASLIRNKFGSADNIPNLKDSLEEGQVDDGKALGVISNFQSSPKYGSEEDCSSATSGSVGANSTTGGIGVGASSSKTNTLDMQSSGFDALLHEIQEIRETQARLEESFETLKEHYQRDYSLIMQTLQEERYRCERLEEQLNDLTELHQNEILNLKQELASMEEKIAYQSYERARDIQEALEACQTRISKMELQQQQQQVVQLEGLENATARNLLGKLINILLAVMAVLLVFVSTVANCVVPLMKTRNRTFSTLLLVVFMAFLWKHWDALSSYVERFFSSPR, encoded by the exons ATTGAGCGGTTGGAAGTAAGCAGCCTTGCCCAGACTTCCAGTGCGGTAGCCTCCAGCACCGATGGCAGCATCCATACAGACTCTGTGGATGGAATCCCAGACCCTCAGCGCACAAAGGCTGCCATTGCTCACCTGCAGCAGAAGATCCTGAAGCTCACGGAACAGATCAAGATTGCCCAGACGGCCCGAGACGACAACGTCGCCGAGTACCTGAAGCTTGCCAACAGTGCAGACAAGCAGCAGGCTGCCCGCATCAAGCAGGTCTTTGAGAAGAAGAACCAGAAATCTGCCCAAACCATCCTGCAGCTGCAGAAGAAGCTTGAGCACTATCACAGGAAGCTCCGAGAGGTAGAGCAGAATGGGATCCCCCGGCAGCCAAAGGATGTCTTCAGGGACATGCACCAGGGCCTGAAGGATGTGGGAGCCAAGGTGACTGGCTTCAGTGAAGGTGTGGTAGACAGTGTCAAAGGCGGCTTTTccagcttctcccaggccaccCATTCAGCAGCAGGGGCTGTGGTCTCAAAGCCCAGAGAGATTGCCTCGCTGATTCGGAACAAATTTGGCAGTGCAGACAATATTCCTAACCTGAAGGACTCTTTGGAGGAAGGGCAAGTGGATGATGGAAAGGCTTTGGGGGTGATTTCAAACTTTCAGTCGAGCCCAAAATATGGTAGTGAAGAAGATTGTTCTAGTGCCACTTCGGGCTCAGTGGGAGCCAACAGCACCACTGGGGGCATCGGCGTAGGAGCATCAAGCTCCAAAACTAACACCCTGGACATGCAGAGCTCAGGATTTGATGCGCTGCTACATGAGATCCAGGAGATCCGGGAGACCCAGGCCAGACTAGAGGAATCCTTTGAGACCCTCAAAGAACATTATCAGAGGGACTATTCCTTAATAATGCAGACCTTGCAGGAGGAGCGATATAG ATGTGAACGATTAGAAGAACAATTAAATGACCTAACGGAGCTCCACCAGAACGAAATTTTGAACCTGAAACAAGAATTGGCCAGCATGGAAGAGAAAATCGCATATCAGTCCTATGAACGGGCCCGGGACATTCAG GAGGCCCTGGAGGCGTGCCAGACCCGCATCTCCAAGatggagctgcagcagcagcagcagcaggtggtgcaGCTGGAAGGGCTGGAGAACGCCACTGCCCGGAACCTGCTGGGCAAGCTCATCAACATCCTGCTGGCCGTCATGGCCGTCCTGCTGGTCTTCGTGTCCACCGTGGCCAACTGCGTGGTCCCGCTCATGAAGACTCGCAACAGGACGTTCAGCACTTTACTCCTGGTGGTGTTCATGGCCTTTCTCTGGAAGCACTGGGACGCCCTCTCGAGCTACGTGGAGCGCTTCTTCTCGTCCCCCAGATGA
- the TMCC1 gene encoding transmembrane and coiled-coil domains protein 1 isoform X4, whose product MEPSLSSETVCCICIERLEVSSLAQTSSAVASSTDGSIHTDSVDGIPDPQRTKAAIAHLQQKILKLTEQIKIAQTARDDNVAEYLKLANSADKQQAARIKQVFEKKNQKSAQTILQLQKKLEHYHRKLREVEQNGIPRQPKDVFRDMHQGLKDVGAKVTGFSEGVVDSVKGGFSSFSQATHSAAGAVVSKPREIASLIRNKFGSADNIPNLKDSLEEGQVDDGKALGVISNFQSSPKYGSEEDCSSATSGSVGANSTTGGIGVGASSSKTNTLDMQSSGFDALLHEIQEIRETQARLEESFETLKEHYQRDYSLIMQTLQEERYRCERLEEQLNDLTELHQNEILNLKQELASMEEKIAYQSYERARDIQEALEACQTRISKMELQQQQQQVVQLEGLENATARNLLGKLINILLAVMAVLLVFVSTVANCVVPLMKTRNRTFSTLLLVVFMAFLWKHWDALSSYVERFFSSPR is encoded by the exons ATTGAGCGGTTGGAAGTAAGCAGCCTTGCCCAGACTTCCAGTGCGGTAGCCTCCAGCACCGATGGCAGCATCCATACAGACTCTGTGGATGGAATCCCAGACCCTCAGCGCACAAAGGCTGCCATTGCTCACCTGCAGCAGAAGATCCTGAAGCTCACGGAACAGATCAAGATTGCCCAGACGGCCCGAGACGACAACGTCGCCGAGTACCTGAAGCTTGCCAACAGTGCAGACAAGCAGCAGGCTGCCCGCATCAAGCAGGTCTTTGAGAAGAAGAACCAGAAATCTGCCCAAACCATCCTGCAGCTGCAGAAGAAGCTTGAGCACTATCACAGGAAGCTCCGAGAGGTAGAGCAGAATGGGATCCCCCGGCAGCCAAAGGATGTCTTCAGGGACATGCACCAGGGCCTGAAGGATGTGGGAGCCAAGGTGACTGGCTTCAGTGAAGGTGTGGTAGACAGTGTCAAAGGCGGCTTTTccagcttctcccaggccaccCATTCAGCAGCAGGGGCTGTGGTCTCAAAGCCCAGAGAGATTGCCTCGCTGATTCGGAACAAATTTGGCAGTGCAGACAATATTCCTAACCTGAAGGACTCTTTGGAGGAAGGGCAAGTGGATGATGGAAAGGCTTTGGGGGTGATTTCAAACTTTCAGTCGAGCCCAAAATATGGTAGTGAAGAAGATTGTTCTAGTGCCACTTCGGGCTCAGTGGGAGCCAACAGCACCACTGGGGGCATCGGCGTAGGAGCATCAAGCTCCAAAACTAACACCCTGGACATGCAGAGCTCAGGATTTGATGCGCTGCTACATGAGATCCAGGAGATCCGGGAGACCCAGGCCAGACTAGAGGAATCCTTTGAGACCCTCAAAGAACATTATCAGAGGGACTATTCCTTAATAATGCAGACCTTGCAGGAGGAGCGATATAG ATGTGAACGATTAGAAGAACAATTAAATGACCTAACGGAGCTCCACCAGAACGAAATTTTGAACCTGAAACAAGAATTGGCCAGCATGGAAGAGAAAATCGCATATCAGTCCTATGAACGGGCCCGGGACATTCAG GAGGCCCTGGAGGCGTGCCAGACCCGCATCTCCAAGatggagctgcagcagcagcagcagcaggtggtgcaGCTGGAAGGGCTGGAGAACGCCACTGCCCGGAACCTGCTGGGCAAGCTCATCAACATCCTGCTGGCCGTCATGGCCGTCCTGCTGGTCTTCGTGTCCACCGTGGCCAACTGCGTGGTCCCGCTCATGAAGACTCGCAACAGGACGTTCAGCACTTTACTCCTGGTGGTGTTCATGGCCTTTCTCTGGAAGCACTGGGACGCCCTCTCGAGCTACGTGGAGCGCTTCTTCTCGTCCCCCAGATGA
- the TMCC1 gene encoding transmembrane and coiled-coil domains protein 1 isoform X2 produces the protein MQEGDRTGTARRLRWALRRLGHVGMLMWCGCTCVFCEGHFSEIVQIERLEVSSLAQTSSAVASSTDGSIHTDSVDGIPDPQRTKAAIAHLQQKILKLTEQIKIAQTARDDNVAEYLKLANSADKQQAARIKQVFEKKNQKSAQTILQLQKKLEHYHRKLREVEQNGIPRQPKDVFRDMHQGLKDVGAKVTGFSEGVVDSVKGGFSSFSQATHSAAGAVVSKPREIASLIRNKFGSADNIPNLKDSLEEGQVDDGKALGVISNFQSSPKYGSEEDCSSATSGSVGANSTTGGIGVGASSSKTNTLDMQSSGFDALLHEIQEIRETQARLEESFETLKEHYQRDYSLIMQTLQEERYRCERLEEQLNDLTELHQNEILNLKQELASMEEKIAYQSYERARDIQEALEACQTRISKMELQQQQQQVVQLEGLENATARNLLGKLINILLAVMAVLLVFVSTVANCVVPLMKTRNRTFSTLLLVVFMAFLWKHWDALSSYVERFFSSPR, from the exons ATTGAGCGGTTGGAAGTAAGCAGCCTTGCCCAGACTTCCAGTGCGGTAGCCTCCAGCACCGATGGCAGCATCCATACAGACTCTGTGGATGGAATCCCAGACCCTCAGCGCACAAAGGCTGCCATTGCTCACCTGCAGCAGAAGATCCTGAAGCTCACGGAACAGATCAAGATTGCCCAGACGGCCCGAGACGACAACGTCGCCGAGTACCTGAAGCTTGCCAACAGTGCAGACAAGCAGCAGGCTGCCCGCATCAAGCAGGTCTTTGAGAAGAAGAACCAGAAATCTGCCCAAACCATCCTGCAGCTGCAGAAGAAGCTTGAGCACTATCACAGGAAGCTCCGAGAGGTAGAGCAGAATGGGATCCCCCGGCAGCCAAAGGATGTCTTCAGGGACATGCACCAGGGCCTGAAGGATGTGGGAGCCAAGGTGACTGGCTTCAGTGAAGGTGTGGTAGACAGTGTCAAAGGCGGCTTTTccagcttctcccaggccaccCATTCAGCAGCAGGGGCTGTGGTCTCAAAGCCCAGAGAGATTGCCTCGCTGATTCGGAACAAATTTGGCAGTGCAGACAATATTCCTAACCTGAAGGACTCTTTGGAGGAAGGGCAAGTGGATGATGGAAAGGCTTTGGGGGTGATTTCAAACTTTCAGTCGAGCCCAAAATATGGTAGTGAAGAAGATTGTTCTAGTGCCACTTCGGGCTCAGTGGGAGCCAACAGCACCACTGGGGGCATCGGCGTAGGAGCATCAAGCTCCAAAACTAACACCCTGGACATGCAGAGCTCAGGATTTGATGCGCTGCTACATGAGATCCAGGAGATCCGGGAGACCCAGGCCAGACTAGAGGAATCCTTTGAGACCCTCAAAGAACATTATCAGAGGGACTATTCCTTAATAATGCAGACCTTGCAGGAGGAGCGATATAG ATGTGAACGATTAGAAGAACAATTAAATGACCTAACGGAGCTCCACCAGAACGAAATTTTGAACCTGAAACAAGAATTGGCCAGCATGGAAGAGAAAATCGCATATCAGTCCTATGAACGGGCCCGGGACATTCAG GAGGCCCTGGAGGCGTGCCAGACCCGCATCTCCAAGatggagctgcagcagcagcagcagcaggtggtgcaGCTGGAAGGGCTGGAGAACGCCACTGCCCGGAACCTGCTGGGCAAGCTCATCAACATCCTGCTGGCCGTCATGGCCGTCCTGCTGGTCTTCGTGTCCACCGTGGCCAACTGCGTGGTCCCGCTCATGAAGACTCGCAACAGGACGTTCAGCACTTTACTCCTGGTGGTGTTCATGGCCTTTCTCTGGAAGCACTGGGACGCCCTCTCGAGCTACGTGGAGCGCTTCTTCTCGTCCCCCAGATGA
- the TMCC1 gene encoding transmembrane and coiled-coil domains protein 1 isoform X8, whose protein sequence is MHQGLKDVGAKVTGFSEGVVDSVKGGFSSFSQATHSAAGAVVSKPREIASLIRNKFGSADNIPNLKDSLEEGQVDDGKALGVISNFQSSPKYGSEEDCSSATSGSVGANSTTGGIGVGASSSKTNTLDMQSSGFDALLHEIQEIRETQARLEESFETLKEHYQRDYSLIMQTLQEERYRCERLEEQLNDLTELHQNEILNLKQELASMEEKIAYQSYERARDIQEALEACQTRISKMELQQQQQQVVQLEGLENATARNLLGKLINILLAVMAVLLVFVSTVANCVVPLMKTRNRTFSTLLLVVFMAFLWKHWDALSSYVERFFSSPR, encoded by the exons ATGCACCAGGGCCTGAAGGATGTGGGAGCCAAGGTGACTGGCTTCAGTGAAGGTGTGGTAGACAGTGTCAAAGGCGGCTTTTccagcttctcccaggccaccCATTCAGCAGCAGGGGCTGTGGTCTCAAAGCCCAGAGAGATTGCCTCGCTGATTCGGAACAAATTTGGCAGTGCAGACAATATTCCTAACCTGAAGGACTCTTTGGAGGAAGGGCAAGTGGATGATGGAAAGGCTTTGGGGGTGATTTCAAACTTTCAGTCGAGCCCAAAATATGGTAGTGAAGAAGATTGTTCTAGTGCCACTTCGGGCTCAGTGGGAGCCAACAGCACCACTGGGGGCATCGGCGTAGGAGCATCAAGCTCCAAAACTAACACCCTGGACATGCAGAGCTCAGGATTTGATGCGCTGCTACATGAGATCCAGGAGATCCGGGAGACCCAGGCCAGACTAGAGGAATCCTTTGAGACCCTCAAAGAACATTATCAGAGGGACTATTCCTTAATAATGCAGACCTTGCAGGAGGAGCGATATAG ATGTGAACGATTAGAAGAACAATTAAATGACCTAACGGAGCTCCACCAGAACGAAATTTTGAACCTGAAACAAGAATTGGCCAGCATGGAAGAGAAAATCGCATATCAGTCCTATGAACGGGCCCGGGACATTCAG GAGGCCCTGGAGGCGTGCCAGACCCGCATCTCCAAGatggagctgcagcagcagcagcagcaggtggtgcaGCTGGAAGGGCTGGAGAACGCCACTGCCCGGAACCTGCTGGGCAAGCTCATCAACATCCTGCTGGCCGTCATGGCCGTCCTGCTGGTCTTCGTGTCCACCGTGGCCAACTGCGTGGTCCCGCTCATGAAGACTCGCAACAGGACGTTCAGCACTTTACTCCTGGTGGTGTTCATGGCCTTTCTCTGGAAGCACTGGGACGCCCTCTCGAGCTACGTGGAGCGCTTCTTCTCGTCCCCCAGATGA